In Achromobacter xylosoxidans A8, a single window of DNA contains:
- the pdxJ gene encoding pyridoxine 5'-phosphate synthase, whose translation MIELGVNIDHVATLRQQRHTTYPDPVLAALRAEDAGADLITLHLREDRRHIQDKDVYAMRPQLRTRMNLECAVTAEMLEIACAVKPSDVCLVPEKRTELTTEGGLEVAGAMGPVSDAVGLLAEAGIRVSLFIDPDPVQIAAAAQAGAPVIELHTGAYAEAEGEAAEAELQRLRLAVAEGLRHGLRVNAGHGLHYGNVKPVAALDGIAELNIGHAIVAQAVFDGWEKAVRDMKALMVQARLQALRGL comes from the coding sequence ATGATAGAACTTGGTGTAAACATCGATCACGTTGCCACGCTGCGGCAACAACGCCACACGACCTATCCGGACCCGGTGCTCGCCGCGTTGCGCGCGGAGGATGCCGGCGCCGATCTGATCACGCTGCATCTGCGCGAAGACCGGCGCCATATCCAGGACAAGGACGTGTACGCCATGCGCCCGCAACTGCGCACGCGCATGAACCTGGAATGCGCGGTGACGGCGGAAATGCTGGAGATCGCCTGCGCGGTCAAGCCTAGCGACGTCTGCCTGGTGCCCGAAAAGCGTACCGAGCTTACAACCGAAGGCGGCCTGGAAGTCGCTGGCGCCATGGGGCCCGTGTCGGACGCCGTGGGCCTGCTGGCCGAGGCCGGCATCCGCGTGTCGCTTTTCATCGATCCGGATCCGGTGCAGATCGCGGCCGCGGCCCAGGCCGGCGCGCCGGTGATCGAATTGCACACGGGCGCCTATGCCGAAGCCGAAGGGGAGGCCGCCGAGGCCGAACTGCAACGGCTGCGCCTGGCCGTGGCCGAAGGGTTGCGCCATGGCTTGCGCGTGAATGCCGGCCATGGCCTGCATTACGGCAACGTCAAGCCGGTGGCTGCGCTGGACGGCATTGCCGAGCTCAACATCGGCCACGCCATCGTGGCGCAGGCGGTGTTCGACGGCTGGGAAAAGGCGGTGCGCGACATGAAGGCGCTGATGGTGCAGGCCCGCCTGCAAGCGCTGCGCGGGCTGTGA
- the nagZ gene encoding beta-N-acetylhexosaminidase has translation MAKKKSKAVLPPGPVMVDVAGYTLTKAEKKRLRHPLVGGVILFARNFESRKQLTELTRQIHKARKEPLLILVDHEGGRVQRFREDGFTPLPAMRDLGVLWNRDPLQAMRLATEAGYVLAAELRACGVDMSFTPVLDLDYGVSKVIGTRAFHQDPRVVAMLSRALIQGLQLAGMSACGKHFPGHGFVEADSHHEIPVDPRPLDKILKDDAAPYAWLGDAVLPSVMPAHVIYPKVDKHPAGFSKRWVQDILRTRLGYDGVVFSDDLTMEGASVAGDILDRANAALGAGCDMVLVCNRPDLADELLERLKFEHPAESVARIRRLMPRFDAPDWDTLQAESRYQNARRLQSQIVPG, from the coding sequence ATGGCCAAGAAGAAATCCAAGGCGGTGCTGCCGCCCGGCCCCGTGATGGTCGATGTGGCGGGATACACGCTGACGAAGGCGGAAAAGAAGCGCCTGCGCCATCCTCTGGTGGGCGGCGTGATTCTTTTCGCCCGCAATTTCGAAAGCCGCAAGCAACTGACCGAGCTGACGCGCCAGATCCACAAGGCTCGCAAAGAGCCCCTGCTGATCCTGGTGGACCACGAAGGCGGCCGCGTGCAGCGTTTTCGCGAAGACGGCTTCACGCCGCTGCCCGCCATGCGCGATCTCGGCGTGCTGTGGAACCGCGATCCGCTGCAAGCCATGCGCCTGGCCACCGAAGCCGGCTACGTGCTGGCCGCCGAGCTGCGCGCCTGCGGCGTGGACATGAGCTTTACGCCTGTCCTGGACCTGGACTACGGCGTCAGCAAGGTGATCGGCACCCGCGCCTTCCACCAGGATCCGCGCGTGGTCGCGATGCTGTCGCGCGCGCTGATCCAGGGCCTGCAGCTGGCGGGCATGTCGGCCTGCGGCAAGCACTTCCCCGGCCACGGTTTCGTGGAAGCGGACTCGCACCATGAGATCCCGGTGGACCCGCGTCCCTTGGACAAGATACTGAAGGACGACGCTGCGCCGTATGCCTGGCTGGGCGACGCGGTGCTGCCGTCGGTCATGCCCGCGCATGTGATCTATCCCAAGGTCGACAAGCACCCGGCAGGCTTTTCCAAGCGTTGGGTCCAGGACATCCTGCGCACCCGTCTGGGCTACGATGGAGTGGTGTTCTCGGACGACCTGACCATGGAAGGCGCTTCGGTGGCAGGCGACATCCTCGACCGCGCCAACGCCGCTCTGGGCGCCGGCTGCGACATGGTGCTGGTATGCAACCGGCCGGACCTGGCCGACGAGCTGCTCGAGCGCCTGAAGTTCGAGCACCCGGCCGAATCCGTGGCCCGCATCCGCCGCCTGATGCCGCGCTTTGATGCGCCGGACTGGGATACCTTGCAGGCTGAAAGCCGTTACCAGAATGCCCGACGACTTCAATCTCAAATCGTTCCTGGCTGA
- the acpS gene encoding holo-ACP synthase, with translation MPMADASRPAAPAGAIAGIGMDLLRIDRIERALARHGDRFAEKILGAEELQKFHARRARDPVRGLRFLATRFAAKEAFSKAIGLGMRMPMTWRRVQTLNAPGGRPVLVIAPELLQWYEQRFGAAHVSITDESDMAAAYVVVERKP, from the coding sequence ATGCCCATGGCTGACGCCTCCCGCCCCGCCGCGCCCGCGGGCGCCATTGCCGGCATCGGCATGGACCTGCTGCGCATCGACCGCATCGAGCGCGCGCTGGCGCGCCACGGCGATCGTTTCGCGGAAAAGATCCTGGGCGCGGAAGAACTGCAGAAATTCCATGCGCGCCGCGCCCGCGACCCGGTGCGCGGCCTGCGTTTCCTGGCCACGCGCTTCGCGGCCAAGGAAGCATTTTCCAAAGCCATCGGCCTGGGCATGCGCATGCCCATGACGTGGCGCCGCGTACAGACGCTGAATGCGCCCGGCGGGCGTCCCGTGCTGGTGATCGCGCCCGAACTGCTGCAATGGTATGAGCAGCGGTTTGGCGCGGCGCACGTATCCATTACCGACGAATCCGACATGGCCGCCGCTTACGTGGTGGTTGAACGCAAGCCCTGA